A stretch of the uncultured Desulfobacter sp. genome encodes the following:
- a CDS encoding SpvB/TcaC N-terminal domain-containing protein → MGGNSNNFQSIISLPKGGGALQGIGEKFQPDLHTGTGNFSVPIAIPPGRNGFQPDLKLVYSSGNGNGPFGLGWSLSIPGVSRKTSGGVPQYNEDAQHLESSGKHDVFILSGAEDLVQISGGYPGEVVYRPRTEGLFARIIHHKTESGNYWKVESKDGLISYYGQCGESENKQATLTNPLDATQIFSWKLTETKDPFGNSICYTYTTAHEGDDQGGQILLKSIKYADYGELVARKFLVHVEFIYESRKDTFSDFRAGFETRTTHCCTAIKVNIKTSNDDVLPVREYRFKYDTDPYNGVSLLNQLDIIGFDDNGFPYKDDAPNGTYPKQLPPMTFNYTRFSPEKRRFEVIKGRDLPTRALSSPGMELVDLHGSGLPDILEMNGTVRFWRNLGNGRFDQPRTMAEAPPLSLADPGVQIIDANGDGRPDLLVTSRPLAGYYPLDHGGRWSKKSFQPYPVIPSFDFTDPEVKLVDLDGDGYTDVLRSGSRMESFFNHPDPTLAWKRTRHALRQSLDIFPNVNFSDARVRLADMTGDGLQDIVLIHDGNIEYWPNLGHNRWGERRTMKNAPRFRYGYDPKLILLGDVDGDGLADLVYVDSGKVLLWLNHSGNGWSEEPILIQGTPQVTSTDHVRLVDLYGGGVSGLLWSKDATSLSRHHMMFLDFTGGVKPYVLNEMNNHMGAVTRVEYKPSTHYFLEDQKKPDHRWRTPLPFPVQAVSKVEVIDEISRGKLTTEYRYHHGYWDGAEREFRGFGMVEQLDTETFTDYHAAGLHGDVDQFNNVPKQQFTPPLLTKTWFHQGPVGEEFGDWTELDFGDEYWSGDPHLLGHTEQVNHFLNRYNDRGQDRIPSPENRRIKRDALRTLRGSILRTELYALDDSERQHKPYTVTEYSYGLEEIETPKNAPSLKRIFFPHPTAQRTTQWERGDDPMTQFAITNYHYKDDSNNHRFDPYGRPRKQTAVATPRLKKHQKELSGAVIGTVNPNQSNVLATQSRTEYAIASTEATYIHDRVAQIKTFELAEPQSAPDDFDDDVHAALEKQWQAVRDICILFENSTGSETTIIGHQCNHYDGSEFQGLPMGRLGNHGALIRSEALVFDDELLQKAYDDRRPSYLGGTTTLPENAPPNFGDAIGYHHQTADLENHVNGYYADTLRRRLSPRGLPEAMEDALGNRASISYDEPYALLPIEVSDPLGMKTTATYNYRLLQPKTLVEPNGNSTHVEYSPIGLPAKQYINGQDEAGNTIGGTADKPEMAFTHNFLNFKKTGKPVFVHTIRRVHHASDNISDETIESREYSDGFGRLIQTRAQAEDLVFGKTGNNVGLPSAPGSTLDAAIGRRVTDSVVVSGWEVFDNKGQVVEKYEPFFSQGWDFQPENEAKTGCHVSMFYDPRGQVVRTLNPDGSQQLILFGRPVNADDLTLTIEVMASVSGSAGFLPTPWEGYTYDANDLAHLTHPDTNSVDAGHHFTPASVVLDAMGRTVCTVARNGRLPADWHITRSTYDIRGNLLTVVDALGRTAFTYHYDLLDRALSVKSIDAGRRTSVLDALGSLIEYRDSKGSIVLRSYDQLNRPDGVWAINDKSTVQKFTRREKIIYGDQCSLSDDEKRKRNLLGKPYIHLDEAGRLTLERYDVKGNLLEKSRQTIRDSELENDWIADWSNTDAENVLETTVYQTSSRYDALNRPSSITYPQDVEGQRKLLTPSYNRAGALEAVQLGDDSFVKHIAYNAKGQRILINYGNEIMTRYAYDAHTFRLARLRTEQCIYTAAHSGEDETWQGIGKPRQDFTYGYDLVGNIVSIDERVPNCGIANDANGRDRLLRKFTYDPIYRLLTATGRACKQFIGPGYAMGGKDCGTHLPGSPAPHPDNGPDQTESYTQTYSYDPAGNMLFMHYNATGGKWKRKYGMSGFTPAQWSEKISALPSSAPADWGTEGNRLTSFGAEDQAPNHDYDANGNLIRQNTERHHTWDHADRMVG, encoded by the coding sequence ATGGGCGGCAATTCGAATAATTTCCAGTCTATAATTTCTCTACCAAAAGGCGGCGGTGCCTTACAAGGCATTGGAGAAAAGTTTCAGCCCGATTTACATACCGGCACCGGCAATTTTTCGGTTCCAATTGCGATCCCTCCGGGCCGAAATGGCTTTCAACCCGATCTTAAACTGGTCTACAGCAGTGGCAACGGCAATGGGCCATTTGGTCTCGGCTGGAGTTTGAGCATTCCTGGCGTTAGTCGTAAAACTTCCGGTGGCGTCCCGCAGTACAACGAAGACGCCCAACATCTTGAATCAAGTGGAAAGCATGATGTATTCATCCTTTCGGGTGCAGAAGACCTGGTTCAAATTTCAGGCGGCTATCCTGGTGAGGTCGTCTATCGTCCAAGAACGGAAGGACTTTTTGCCCGCATCATTCATCATAAGACGGAATCCGGTAATTACTGGAAAGTCGAAAGCAAAGATGGGCTCATCAGTTACTATGGCCAATGTGGGGAGTCAGAAAATAAGCAGGCAACCCTCACAAACCCACTTGACGCTACGCAAATTTTTTCCTGGAAACTCACCGAAACTAAAGACCCGTTCGGCAATTCTATCTGCTATACATATACAACTGCTCATGAAGGGGATGATCAAGGCGGACAAATATTACTGAAATCCATCAAATATGCTGATTATGGAGAACTTGTTGCCAGGAAATTTCTCGTTCATGTAGAGTTTATCTACGAAAGTCGAAAAGATACTTTTTCGGACTTCCGTGCCGGATTTGAAACACGTACAACTCATTGCTGCACTGCAATTAAAGTCAATATCAAGACCTCAAATGATGATGTTCTTCCGGTCCGTGAGTATCGTTTCAAATATGACACCGATCCTTACAACGGTGTATCCCTTTTAAACCAACTCGATATTATTGGTTTCGATGATAACGGGTTCCCCTACAAAGACGACGCCCCAAACGGAACGTACCCCAAGCAACTGCCACCCATGACTTTCAATTACACCCGTTTCTCTCCGGAAAAACGCAGGTTTGAGGTAATTAAGGGCCGAGATCTACCCACACGCGCATTGAGTTCGCCCGGAATGGAGCTTGTTGATTTACACGGCAGCGGATTGCCGGATATTCTGGAAATGAACGGTACGGTTCGTTTTTGGCGCAACCTGGGTAACGGCCGATTCGACCAGCCCCGGACAATGGCCGAGGCACCGCCGCTTTCCTTGGCTGATCCAGGCGTCCAGATAATCGACGCCAACGGAGACGGACGCCCGGACCTGCTGGTGACCTCCAGACCATTGGCCGGATATTATCCACTGGACCACGGAGGCCGCTGGTCGAAAAAGTCCTTCCAGCCCTATCCCGTCATCCCCAGTTTCGACTTTACAGATCCTGAAGTAAAACTGGTTGACCTGGATGGTGACGGCTACACCGATGTGCTGCGGTCCGGAAGCCGAATGGAATCTTTTTTCAACCACCCGGACCCCACACTTGCTTGGAAACGCACGCGTCACGCACTGCGTCAAAGTCTCGACATTTTTCCAAACGTCAACTTTTCCGACGCCCGCGTACGTTTGGCCGACATGACCGGAGATGGCCTTCAGGACATCGTCCTTATCCACGATGGTAACATCGAATACTGGCCAAACCTGGGGCATAACCGCTGGGGAGAGCGGCGGACCATGAAAAATGCCCCACGTTTCAGATATGGTTATGACCCCAAACTGATTCTTTTAGGTGATGTCGATGGCGACGGCTTGGCCGACTTGGTCTACGTGGATTCGGGTAAGGTGCTGCTCTGGCTAAACCACAGCGGCAACGGCTGGAGCGAGGAACCCATCCTCATTCAAGGCACACCGCAGGTTACCAGCACGGATCATGTTCGGCTGGTCGATCTTTACGGCGGCGGCGTCAGCGGTCTGCTTTGGAGCAAAGATGCAACAAGCCTTAGCCGACACCACATGATGTTTCTGGATTTCACCGGTGGGGTAAAGCCCTATGTACTCAATGAAATGAACAATCACATGGGTGCCGTCACCAGAGTGGAATATAAACCGTCCACCCACTATTTTCTCGAAGATCAGAAAAAGCCAGACCATCGCTGGCGTACACCTCTGCCCTTCCCCGTCCAGGCGGTGTCAAAGGTCGAAGTGATTGATGAAATATCCAGAGGCAAGCTCACCACCGAATACCGCTACCACCACGGCTATTGGGATGGCGCTGAGCGAGAATTTCGCGGTTTCGGCATGGTGGAGCAACTGGACACCGAAACCTTTACCGACTATCACGCCGCCGGCCTGCATGGCGATGTTGATCAGTTCAATAATGTGCCCAAACAACAGTTCACACCACCGCTTTTAACCAAAACATGGTTCCATCAGGGACCGGTGGGCGAGGAATTCGGAGACTGGACCGAGCTTGATTTTGGTGACGAATACTGGTCGGGCGATCCCCATTTATTGGGACATACCGAGCAGGTCAATCATTTCCTGAACCGATACAATGACCGCGGCCAAGACAGGATACCTTCACCGGAAAATAGACGTATTAAACGAGACGCCCTTCGCACCCTGCGCGGCAGCATCCTGCGCACGGAATTGTACGCTCTGGATGACAGTGAACGACAGCATAAACCGTATACGGTCACGGAATACAGCTATGGGTTGGAGGAGATCGAAACGCCAAAGAACGCGCCCAGCCTAAAGCGGATTTTTTTTCCTCACCCCACTGCCCAACGCACCACCCAGTGGGAACGGGGCGACGACCCCATGACCCAGTTTGCAATAACAAACTATCATTACAAAGATGACAGCAACAATCATCGGTTTGACCCATACGGCCGTCCCCGCAAGCAGACCGCAGTGGCCACGCCCCGGTTGAAAAAGCACCAGAAAGAGCTCTCAGGTGCGGTGATCGGCACCGTCAATCCCAACCAATCAAACGTGCTGGCGACTCAAAGCCGAACCGAGTACGCCATTGCGTCAACGGAGGCAACCTATATCCATGACCGGGTAGCCCAGATAAAAACCTTTGAACTTGCCGAACCCCAAAGCGCCCCCGATGATTTTGATGACGATGTCCATGCCGCTCTTGAGAAACAATGGCAAGCTGTCCGGGATATTTGCATCCTGTTCGAGAATTCCACCGGCAGCGAGACAACTATCATCGGCCATCAATGTAATCACTACGACGGATCGGAATTTCAGGGGTTGCCGATGGGCCGACTTGGCAATCATGGTGCATTGATCCGCAGTGAAGCGCTGGTGTTCGATGACGAGCTACTTCAGAAGGCATATGATGACCGAAGGCCTAGCTACCTGGGCGGTACAACAACGCTGCCAGAAAATGCACCGCCAAATTTTGGAGATGCCATCGGATATCATCATCAGACTGCCGATCTTGAGAACCATGTAAATGGCTACTATGCGGATACTTTGCGAAGGCGCCTTTCCCCGCGCGGCCTTCCGGAAGCCATGGAGGATGCCCTCGGGAACCGGGCCAGCATCAGCTACGACGAACCATATGCCCTGCTCCCGATAGAAGTGAGCGACCCTTTGGGAATGAAAACCACAGCGACTTACAACTACCGCCTGTTGCAACCCAAGACGCTGGTCGAGCCAAACGGCAACAGCACTCACGTCGAATATAGCCCCATCGGCCTGCCGGCCAAACAATATATTAACGGACAGGATGAAGCGGGTAACACCATCGGTGGGACGGCAGACAAGCCGGAAATGGCCTTTACCCATAATTTTCTCAATTTCAAGAAGACCGGCAAACCGGTTTTTGTCCACACCATCCGGCGCGTCCATCACGCCAGTGACAATATCTCAGATGAGACCATCGAATCCCGTGAATACTCGGACGGTTTCGGCCGTCTGATCCAAACGCGCGCCCAGGCCGAGGATCTGGTCTTCGGAAAGACGGGCAACAATGTCGGGCTGCCCTCCGCACCAGGCAGCACGCTCGATGCGGCCATAGGCAGGCGCGTGACCGACAGCGTGGTGGTCAGCGGCTGGGAAGTCTTCGACAACAAGGGACAGGTGGTGGAAAAGTATGAGCCCTTTTTCAGCCAGGGTTGGGACTTCCAGCCTGAAAACGAGGCCAAAACAGGCTGTCATGTCAGCATGTTTTACGATCCGCGCGGGCAGGTGGTCCGCACCCTCAATCCCGACGGCTCCCAACAATTGATTCTTTTCGGCCGACCGGTGAATGCCGATGACCTCACCTTGACCATTGAAGTTATGGCGTCTGTCTCCGGATCCGCCGGTTTTCTTCCCACCCCCTGGGAGGGTTATACCTACGATGCGAATGATCTGGCACACCTCACCCATCCCGACACCAATAGCGTCGATGCCGGTCATCATTTCACGCCGGCAAGCGTTGTATTAGATGCCATGGGCCGCACGGTCTGCACTGTCGCCCGCAATGGCCGTTTACCGGCGGATTGGCATATCACCCGCTCCACCTACGATATCCGGGGAAATCTGCTCACCGTCGTAGATGCGCTGGGCCGAACCGCGTTCACCTATCACTATGACCTGCTTGATCGCGCTTTGAGTGTGAAGAGTATTGATGCTGGCCGGCGCACCTCGGTCCTTGATGCCTTGGGCAGCCTGATTGAGTACCGGGACAGCAAGGGCAGCATTGTGCTGCGCAGCTATGACCAACTTAACCGGCCCGATGGCGTCTGGGCGATCAATGATAAGTCTACAGTCCAAAAATTTACCCGGCGGGAAAAAATCATCTATGGTGATCAATGTAGCTTGTCAGACGACGAAAAACGCAAGCGTAACCTGCTGGGCAAGCCCTATATCCATCTTGACGAAGCCGGCCGACTGACCCTTGAGCGCTATGATGTCAAAGGCAACCTGCTGGAGAAATCCCGTCAGACCATCAGGGACAGTGAGCTGGAAAATGACTGGATTGCGGACTGGTCGAATACCGACGCCGAAAACGTCCTTGAAACCACCGTTTACCAAACCAGCAGTCGCTACGACGCGCTCAACCGGCCTTCATCAATCACCTATCCCCAGGATGTGGAAGGTCAGCGTAAACTGCTGACTCCTTCATACAACCGCGCAGGGGCACTGGAGGCCGTACAACTGGGAGACGATTCTTTTGTAAAGCATATCGCCTACAATGCCAAAGGACAGCGCATACTCATCAACTATGGCAACGAAATAATGACCCGTTATGCCTATGATGCACACACCTTCCGTCTGGCCCGCTTGCGTACTGAACAATGCATTTACACGGCTGCTCATTCTGGTGAAGACGAAACCTGGCAAGGCATCGGCAAGCCCAGGCAGGATTTCACTTACGGTTATGACCTTGTCGGCAATATTGTCAGCATAGACGAGCGGGTGCCAAACTGTGGCATCGCCAATGATGCCAATGGCCGGGACCGATTATTACGAAAATTTACCTATGACCCAATCTATCGACTGCTTACGGCCACCGGTCGTGCCTGCAAGCAGTTCATCGGACCCGGCTACGCCATGGGGGGAAAAGACTGCGGAACGCATCTCCCAGGTTCCCCAGCGCCTCATCCGGATAATGGGCCGGATCAGACCGAGTCCTATACCCAAACGTACAGCTATGATCCTGCCGGCAATATGCTCTTCATGCACTATAATGCTACTGGCGGTAAGTGGAAGCGAAAATACGGTATGTCCGGCTTTACGCCCGCGCAATGGTCTGAAAAAATAAGCGCTTTACCAAGCAGCGCTCCTGCAGATTGGGGGACGGAAGGTAATAGGCTGACCAGTTTCGGAGCGGAAGACCAGGCTCCTAATCATGACTATGATGCCAACGGCAATCTGATCCGACAGAATACGGAAAGACATCACACCTGGGACCATGCCGACAGGATGGTAGGTTAG
- a CDS encoding IS5 family transposase → MKPTKPPIEDNQGDLFLPQLENIISLGHSLVKLSRAVDWDALDKKFGVTFCEDNGRPGISTRLMTALHYLKFTYNLSDEAVVKGWVENPYWQYFSGMKYFEHELPCDPSSMTRWRKRIGEVGAEELLKKTIEAGLVLKAVKKSQLHNINVDTTVQEKDVRFPTDARLYDRARDRLVKAAKDREINLRQNYNRLSKQTLLKQSRYAHAKQMKRAKKATKKLKTYLGRVIRDIQRKYPTPDKEMDELLNVATRIWSQKRKDKNKVYSVHEPHVECISKGKAHKRYEFGCKVSVATTSRGCWFVGAMAVHGNPYDGHTLSETLAQVERITQKPQRSFVDRGYRGHGYTGDIEVHVDKVRRGRTSKSLWRWMKRRAAIEPSIGHLKQEHRMDRNRLKGKDGDKINAILSAAGMNISKLLRWLVDYFLLLLGLRPTAHA, encoded by the coding sequence ATGAAACCGACAAAACCACCTATAGAGGATAACCAAGGAGATCTTTTCCTGCCCCAACTCGAAAATATCATCTCCCTTGGCCACAGCCTGGTAAAATTATCCCGAGCAGTAGATTGGGACGCATTAGATAAAAAATTCGGTGTAACTTTTTGTGAAGATAACGGAAGGCCTGGGATTTCCACCAGACTGATGACGGCTTTGCATTACTTGAAGTTCACCTACAATCTAAGCGATGAAGCGGTAGTGAAAGGCTGGGTAGAAAATCCGTATTGGCAGTACTTCAGTGGAATGAAATACTTTGAGCATGAGCTGCCTTGTGACCCATCCAGCATGACGCGCTGGCGGAAGAGGATAGGCGAAGTCGGCGCAGAGGAGCTTTTGAAAAAGACTATTGAGGCTGGGTTGGTGCTAAAGGCTGTCAAAAAATCCCAGCTTCACAACATCAATGTGGATACGACGGTTCAAGAGAAAGATGTTCGGTTCCCGACGGATGCACGGCTTTATGATCGGGCCAGAGACCGGTTGGTAAAAGCAGCTAAAGATCGAGAAATCAATCTACGTCAGAATTACAATCGGTTATCCAAGCAAACGTTACTCAAGCAAAGCCGTTATGCGCATGCGAAACAAATGAAAAGAGCAAAGAAAGCAACCAAAAAACTCAAGACCTACTTGGGGCGTGTGATAAGGGACATTCAAAGGAAGTATCCTACCCCGGATAAAGAGATGGATGAACTCTTAAATGTGGCGACCCGTATTTGGAGCCAAAAAAGGAAGGACAAGAACAAAGTTTATAGCGTCCATGAGCCTCATGTTGAATGTATCAGTAAAGGTAAGGCACATAAACGCTACGAGTTTGGTTGCAAAGTCAGTGTTGCAACAACAAGTCGTGGTTGTTGGTTTGTTGGGGCAATGGCCGTTCATGGCAATCCATATGACGGGCATACGCTATCCGAAACCCTGGCCCAGGTAGAACGAATTACACAGAAGCCCCAAAGATCCTTTGTCGATAGAGGGTACCGAGGTCATGGCTATACCGGAGACATTGAGGTTCATGTTGATAAAGTCCGAAGAGGTCGCACTTCAAAAAGTTTATGGCGTTGGATGAAAAGACGAGCAGCAATTGAGCCGAGTATCGGACATTTAAAACAGGAGCATCGGATGGATCGCAACCGGTTAAAAGGTAAAGACGGGGATAAGATCAATGCGATCCTGAGCGCCGCAGGTATGAATATCAGCAAGCTGCTACGGTGGCTGGTTGATTATTTTTTACTTTTGTTGGGATTAAGGCCGACCGCCCATGCGTAG
- a CDS encoding diguanylate cyclase, with protein MYDNAPSSVIGSFAVFVVLAWFLWTQIYSLSLLCWSIAGILIFVLRLAVWFGYKQKKDKLPPKFWLNSYRLMTLSSGILNGIAMWLFFDDVPAEYQQLFCLSVAGLTAAASGTHAVDLPTFLLFMLSSCLLAITKLIFHGGTTYIALSIMFILYVLVMGKAGQNNNKALLSNFKLTYSMHYRATHDLLVDLLNRTEFENLFALNTPLTHHGVAILFLDLDNFKPLNDTLGHQAGDRALKQVADIMVKALRSDDPVARIGGDEFVTFLFLDDVNEAKKIAGNILQRIQEMSFPGKHNYAGLSASIGIAFHHNNKVKYSQLLHTADSACYKSKERGKNQVTVVLVKDNA; from the coding sequence TTGTATGATAATGCACCAAGCTCTGTAATCGGCAGTTTTGCAGTATTTGTGGTTCTTGCTTGGTTTCTATGGACTCAAATCTATTCACTATCATTATTATGCTGGTCGATTGCAGGAATTTTGATTTTTGTCTTAAGATTGGCGGTTTGGTTTGGATATAAGCAAAAAAAAGACAAATTGCCACCCAAGTTCTGGCTCAACAGTTATCGTTTAATGACACTTAGTTCCGGAATTTTAAATGGCATAGCCATGTGGTTATTTTTTGACGATGTCCCTGCCGAATATCAACAATTATTCTGTCTTTCTGTTGCCGGTTTGACTGCAGCCGCGTCTGGGACCCATGCGGTTGATTTACCGACATTCCTGCTGTTTATGCTATCTTCATGTTTATTGGCAATCACAAAACTAATATTCCATGGCGGAACCACATACATTGCCCTTTCCATTATGTTTATACTCTATGTATTGGTAATGGGAAAAGCCGGTCAGAACAACAACAAAGCGCTTCTTAGCAATTTTAAGCTGACTTATAGCATGCATTACCGGGCAACCCATGATCTTCTTGTAGATTTATTGAACCGGACTGAATTTGAAAATCTTTTTGCACTGAATACACCTTTGACCCATCATGGTGTTGCCATTCTATTCCTTGATCTTGATAACTTCAAACCCTTAAACGACACCCTGGGGCATCAGGCAGGAGACCGGGCGTTGAAACAGGTGGCGGATATTATGGTAAAAGCGCTCAGGTCAGATGATCCTGTAGCCCGCATAGGTGGAGATGAATTCGTAACATTTCTTTTCTTGGACGATGTTAACGAAGCTAAAAAAATTGCTGGTAATATCCTTCAAAGAATCCAGGAAATGTCCTTTCCCGGGAAACATAATTATGCCGGCCTGAGTGCAAGCATCGGCATAGCCTTTCACCACAATAACAAGGTGAAGTATTCACAACTATTGCACACTGCCGATTCCGCCTGCTACAAAAGCAAAGAACGGGGAAAAAATCAAGTAACTGTCGTACTTGTAAAAGACAATGCTTAG
- a CDS encoding secondary thiamine-phosphate synthase enzyme YjbQ yields the protein MQFSIKTGARTQMMDITAQVRDIVRQSGISNGLVHVFSMHTTGAVTINENADPAVPVDILSCINKVIPFDDNFTHMEGNSAAHIKVSLFGPSETVALENGNLVLGTWQSLFFCEFDGPRTRKVNVTIIGA from the coding sequence ATGCAGTTTTCAATTAAAACCGGGGCCAGGACCCAGATGATGGACATTACCGCCCAGGTCCGGGACATTGTCCGGCAGTCCGGCATAAGTAACGGCCTTGTGCATGTGTTTTCCATGCATACCACAGGGGCTGTGACCATTAATGAAAATGCGGATCCGGCGGTGCCTGTGGATATTTTATCCTGCATCAACAAGGTGATTCCCTTTGATGACAATTTTACACATATGGAAGGCAATTCAGCGGCCCATATAAAGGTCAGCCTGTTCGGGCCGTCTGAAACCGTTGCCCTTGAAAATGGAAATTTGGTACTGGGGACCTGGCAAAGCCTTTTTTTCTGCGAGTTTGATGGGCCCAGAACCCGAAAAGTCAACGTGACAATTATTGGCGCATAA
- a CDS encoding RHS repeat-associated core domain-containing protein, translating into MQPEGGSDPSIKARYLYGADGVRVKKLVSNQQNEITTTTYIDTIFEQHSRKTINHEKVNNFLHIMDNQNRIALVRVDEPFDSSDASPKVKYHLNDHLGSSNIVLGGDSYEANNLLNGEEYFPFGETSFGSFSKKKYRYSGKELDEETGLYYYGARYFVPWLLRWSTIDPFGAIDSTNLFIFVKNNPIRNVDSWGLKTSTDPQHNMQTGESSADTICISNNKTGYSVNINPLTGIIKTIEGDWLTKYYAALTGLIDPEAASKSFEIMIDGNWVPFSEGVNPEYLEKGDLVRFTGTILPEAVPEGKVKPPATAPKLINYGVKKSGEDVYLNTGIDVQLGRVGAKAIRVEAEAGKGGTSVTGDLASARSKIPIGYADVDLTISTPKGSAGAYLGGLKENPDGTFESTYGLELTGSLLDLEVSSVSQGFGASGGLGGGCRIKIQTNLKIITRSE; encoded by the coding sequence GTGCAACCGGAGGGCGGTAGTGACCCTTCCATCAAGGCACGCTACTTATATGGGGCTGATGGAGTTCGAGTTAAGAAATTGGTAAGTAACCAGCAAAACGAGATCACAACGACCACGTATATCGATACTATTTTTGAACAACATAGCCGCAAAACTATTAACCATGAAAAAGTAAATAATTTCCTTCACATTATGGATAACCAGAATCGTATCGCTTTAGTTCGTGTGGACGAACCGTTCGATAGCAGCGATGCATCGCCTAAAGTGAAGTATCATTTAAACGATCATTTAGGCAGTAGCAATATAGTTTTGGGCGGTGACAGCTATGAAGCGAACAACCTTTTAAACGGAGAGGAATATTTTCCTTTCGGTGAAACGAGTTTTGGAAGTTTTAGTAAAAAAAAATATCGATACAGTGGTAAAGAATTGGATGAAGAAACTGGGCTTTATTACTATGGAGCGAGATATTTTGTTCCTTGGTTATTGAGATGGTCTACGATAGATCCATTTGGAGCAATAGATTCAACAAATCTATTTATTTTTGTAAAAAACAACCCTATTCGCAACGTTGACTCGTGGGGACTGAAAACTTCAACTGATCCTCAGCACAACATGCAAACAGGCGAATCTTCGGCGGATACAATATGTATTTCTAACAATAAAACTGGTTATTCTGTAAACATTAATCCTCTGACTGGTATAATAAAAACGATTGAAGGCGATTGGTTAACAAAATATTATGCGGCTCTCACTGGATTGATTGATCCTGAGGCAGCGTCTAAATCCTTCGAAATTATGATAGATGGTAATTGGGTGCCTTTCTCCGAAGGAGTTAATCCTGAATATTTAGAGAAAGGGGATTTAGTTCGATTTACAGGAACTATCCTTCCTGAAGCTGTGCCAGAAGGTAAAGTAAAACCGCCAGCTACAGCACCCAAACTCATAAATTATGGAGTAAAAAAGAGTGGGGAAGATGTCTATTTAAATACAGGAATAGATGTTCAGCTTGGAAGAGTTGGAGCTAAAGCAATTCGCGTTGAAGCTGAGGCTGGTAAAGGAGGAACATCTGTAACAGGAGATTTGGCAAGTGCTAGATCTAAAATCCCTATTGGATATGCAGATGTTGATTTGACTATTAGTACTCCGAAAGGTTCGGCTGGAGCATATTTGGGTGGTTTAAAGGAAAATCCTGATGGAACTTTTGAAAGCACTTATGGGTTAGAACTTACTGGTTCACTTTTAGATTTAGAGGTAAGTAGTGTTAGCCAAGGATTTGGTGCTAGTGGAGGGTTGGGGGGGGGGTGCCGGATTAAAATTCAAACTAACCTTAAAATCATCACCAGAAGCGAATAA
- a CDS encoding Crp/Fnr family transcriptional regulator produces the protein MEENLLAHLQRPEFADLYAALKKRSYPKGDFICRPESGENRIFIVAKGRARVYLGYEDKEFNIGILSKGDIYSAHTRAFVQALDEIDVLSADTETFRQKMLDDPEVAKAMIGILGSMLKNSFTIIENLIFKDVNSRLVGLLVNEAQKYGIPGADGGIIIKIDLSVEQIAFLVGSTRQTVSTFLNQLSRQKVIRKLGRGKFFIADLALLKTLEAS, from the coding sequence TTGGAAGAAAATCTTTTGGCCCATCTTCAGCGTCCGGAATTTGCTGACTTATATGCTGCACTGAAAAAACGCAGCTATCCCAAAGGGGATTTTATTTGTCGTCCCGAAAGTGGTGAAAATCGAATTTTTATCGTGGCCAAGGGGCGAGCCCGGGTATATCTGGGATATGAAGATAAAGAATTTAATATCGGCATTCTTTCCAAAGGTGATATCTACTCTGCACATACGCGTGCGTTTGTGCAGGCACTGGATGAGATTGATGTCCTAAGCGCAGACACTGAAACATTCCGGCAAAAAATGCTGGATGATCCGGAAGTGGCAAAAGCCATGATCGGCATACTAGGCAGTATGCTGAAAAACTCATTTACCATTATTGAAAACCTGATCTTCAAAGATGTCAACAGCCGTCTGGTCGGACTCTTGGTCAACGAGGCCCAAAAGTACGGCATACCAGGTGCAGACGGTGGCATTATCATTAAAATTGATCTTTCTGTTGAACAGATCGCATTTCTGGTGGGGTCTACACGGCAGACGGTATCCACCTTTTTAAATCAACTGTCCCGGCAGAAAGTGATCAGGAAATTGGGGCGGGGCAAGTTTTTTATTGCAGATCTTGCCCTCCTGAAAACCTTAGAAGCCTCTTGA